The DNA segment TGCTGCGCCCAGCCAGTACTCGGTGGCTTCGCTGCCGTTTTGCAGGTCGACCAGGCCGTATGGCAGAGCGGCCGGCGCGTCGCCCGCCGGGGCAATCCCGACAGTCAACATTTCATCGAGCGTATGCCTGGCTTCCAGGCTCTGGCCGATGTAGGCTTCCCAGCGATTGTCGGGCGCGCCGTTCACTGTCGTCGTGGTGACAGTGGCGGGGAAGGCAATGGGTTGCCCGGCTTGCCAGCCATGCTGCACCAGGAAGTTGGCAACGCTGCCGATGGCATCGATGGCAGAATTGCGCAAGTCGATCTTGCCATCGCCATTGAAGTCGACAGCAAAATTGCGTATGCTGCCCGGCATGAACTGCGGCAGGCCGATCGCCCCGGCATAGGAACCCAGCAGCATGAAGGGATCGATGCCGGAGTCGCGCGCAAACAGCAGGGTTTGCTCGAGCTGGCCCCGGAAAAACTTCATCCGGGCGACACGATTTGGGGTGTTTGGGTAATCGAAGCCCAGGGTGGTCAGGGTGTCGAGCACGCGGAAGTTGCCGGTATTGCGGCCATAAACGGTTTCCACGCCGATGATGCCGACAATGATTTCAGCGGGCACGCCATACGTTTTTTCGGCGCGTTCGAGCGCCTGCGCATGCTCGTTCCAGAAGTCGGTGCCTGCGCGAATGCGGATCGGTTCAATGAAGCGGGCGCGATAGGCGCGCCAGTTTTTCGGTTGCCCGGGTGGCGCTGGCTTGACTAGCTGTATTGCCTTTTCAACATACTTCACTTCGCGAAATAAAGTTTCCAGGGTCTGGCGCTCGAAGCCATGGCGCGCTGCCATGTCATCGATGAAAGCGGCAACGTCCTGCCACTGGCCAAAATTGGCGAATTCGCCGGGCTGCACGGCGGGATAGGTAGCCTTGCTCAGCCTGGGCTTGGCTGTGGCGGGCCGGATTGCCGCTTCCCTGGCAAGCGTTGGCGTAGCTGCGGGCAGGAGAAGGCTAAGCGCGAGC comes from the Janthinobacterium sp. 17J80-10 genome and includes:
- the mltB gene encoding lytic murein transglycosylase B gives rise to the protein MTFSTSPPNTLRSLLLALSLLLPAATPTLAREAAIRPATAKPRLSKATYPAVQPGEFANFGQWQDVAAFIDDMAARHGFERQTLETLFREVKYVEKAIQLVKPAPPGQPKNWRAYRARFIEPIRIRAGTDFWNEHAQALERAEKTYGVPAEIIVGIIGVETVYGRNTGNFRVLDTLTTLGFDYPNTPNRVARMKFFRGQLEQTLLFARDSGIDPFMLLGSYAGAIGLPQFMPGSIRNFAVDFNGDGKIDLRNSAIDAIGSVANFLVQHGWQAGQPIAFPATVTTTTVNGAPDNRWEAYIGQSLEARHTLDEMLTVGIAPAGDAPAALPYGLVDLQNGSEATEYWLGAANFFAITKYNRSFFYAMSVVELGRAVKAARGG